The following is a genomic window from Capnocytophaga stomatis.
TAATTAATTTCTTTAAAAAAAGAATCTTTCTTTTTCTCCTTTTTCATTTAATAATTCTAATGAATTTCTTGAATTTGATGATAAATTTGACATTATTGTCTTTAATTCATCAACATCTTTTATTGATTTTCCGTTTACGGAAAGTAACACTTTTCCTACAACTCCGATATTATTATATTCATAAAACTGAGAAGCTCCTGTAATTTTCACTCCCGATTTGGTTTTGAATTTTTTGTAATCATTTTCTGACAAATTTTTCACCTCCAAACCAAGGGCATTAACCACATATGTAGTGTTTTTCTTAAGCGTGATGCTTGTTGTTTTTTCTTTTCCTTCACGCACGTACAGAACTTTGAGTGCATCTCCGGGACGTTTGGAAGCAATGTATCCGCTAAGGTCAGAATATTTGTGAATACGCACATTATCAATTTGTTTGATAACATCTCCTTTTCTTATTCCGGCAGAAGCAGCTCCTGAATCCTCATCAACTGAATCTACATAAAAACCTTCTGTTTCTTTTATTTTGAGTTTTTCCGCATAACTTGAGTTTAGTTCCGTACCTCTTACTCCCAAAATTCCTTTTTGAACATTTCCAAACTCAATCAAATCTTCAACTACTTTTTTGGCTATATTACTCGGAACTGCAAAAGAATAACCAACATAAGTACCTGTTGTTGAAGTTATTGCAGTATTTATTCCTATTAAATCTCCTTTCAAATTTACCAAAGCCCCACCGCTGTTTCCTCTGTTTACTGCGGCATCTGTTTGGATGAACGATTCCACCTTGTCGCTTGAGCGTTCGCTGATATTACGAGCTTTTGCACTGATAATCCCCGCAGTTACAGTCGAATTTAAATTAAACGGATTTCCAACAGCAAGCACCCACTCGCCTATTTGCGTATTATCCGAATCGGCAAAAGTAAGGAAAGGCAATTGCTCCTCCACATCAATTTTAAGTAAAGCAATATCCGATGAAACATCCGTTCCTACGAGCTTGGCCGCGTATGTTTTATTATTGTTTAAAGTTACTTCCAAACTTGTAGCACCAGCAATCACGTGATTATTTGTAACTATGTAACCATCAGGCGTTATGATAACTCCTGAACCTGTACCGATTTCAGTTTGCCCTTGTCCTCCACCATTTCCGTAAAGCAAATCAAAAATGGACATTGCTCCACCTTGCACCTTCGCCACATTTTTGATGTGAACCACGCTGTTTACCGTTTTGTTTGCTGCTTCAACAAAACTGTTTTCGTTAAATTCAAATTTTGTTCCTGCGACATAATTTGTCTGAACAAAATTAGGTTTTCCCATTTCAGCGATAACTGATTGGTTTGTTTCTTTTTTGTCAAAAAATAATTTGTATCCTCCTAATGTCAGCATTCCTCCTAAAAAAGCTGCTGAAACTGCACTTACATAATTTTTCATACTGTTTTTCTTAAAATAGTTATACTTAATATATTTTTTTAACATACTCCTTTTATAATCAGCAATAATTATGCCAAAAAAGAGAAAATTCACCTATAAAAAGAACATATTAAAAAATATTTTTTTGAGTATTTATGAATAAATTTTCTAATTCCGAAAAAATTATTTTTCTAAGGATTCAATTATTGCTTTTTTCATCTGTGTGTGAACATAATCTTTCACTTCTGCGTATGAAATATCATATTTTCTGTCAATATTTTTCATTTCTTCAGGAAAAGGCGTTAATATTTTGTCATAATAGGCATCCAAACGCTCATTTGTTGGAAGTTGAAAGTCCAATTTAAACTGAAAACGGCGAAGTAAAGCGAAATCTATGAAATCAATATGATTTGTAGCACAAATAAGCACTCCATCTTTGGGAAAATAATCAAAAAGCTGGATAATCGTATTCACCAAACGACGCATTTCCCCCACATCGCGTTCATCATCGGTTCGGGTTTTTCCTATTTGGTCAAATTCATCTAAAAACAAAACCGCTTTTTCCCTTTGAGCTTTATCGAAAACCGCCTTCAAATTTTTAGATGTTTCCCCTATTCTTGAATTTACCAAATTACTCAGATTCAATATAAAAGAAGGTTTATTTAACACTTTTGCAATTGCTTTAGCTGTTGTTGTTTTCCCGCATCCCGAAGCTCCGTGAAACAAAATTTTATTATCAGGGTACAGCCCATATTTTGAAAGTTCCGCAAAGTACTTGTGCTCCTTAATAACCTGATTTAAAGCCTTCTTATTTTCTTCAGATAAAAAAATCTCTTCAAAAGGAATAGATTCTCTATCTTGAATTACAAAATCTGTTGTAATCATAAATTTCTATTTGTACTAATTTTTCAAATTGATTATCCTAACATCACATCCAATGACATCATTATCACAAACCCGATGAGAAACCCAATTGTGGATACATCCGTATTCTTATTTTGCTGTGACTCAGGGATTACCTCTTCAACAACCACGTAAATCATTGCTCCCGCAGCGAAAGATAACGCATAAGGCAAAATTGGCGTGAAAAACAATACAGCAACCGCCCCCAAAACTCCTGCAATAGGCTCAACCACAGCAGATAACTGTCCGTAAAAAAAACTTTTCCTTCGGCTTAATCCCATAGCACGCAGAGGCATCGAAACCGCAATACCTTCAGGAAAGTTTTGCAATCCAATCCCAATTGCCAAAATCACCGCTCCCGCAATGGAAGCCTCAGGAACCCCGGCTGCAACACCACCAAAAAGAACACCTACTGCCAATCCTTCAGGAATGTTATGCAAGGTTATCGCCAAAATTAGTAAAGTGGTTTTCCTTAACCTTGATTTCACTCCCTCCGTTTGTTTGAAATTTGCGTGAAAATGAGGCAATAATTTGTCCAAAACAAAAAGGAAAAGAGCTCCCAACAAAAAACCAAAAATAGTTGGTGCTACCTTATAAAATCCCTCTCCTTCAGTCATTTCCATAGAAGGAATCAATAAACTCCAGATACTTGCCGCTACCATAACTCCTCCTGTGAACCCGAGCATTCCGTCAAGAAAAGTTTTATTCATTTCCTTGAAAAAGAAAACTACTGAAGCTCCCAAAGCCGTTACAAACCAAGTAAATAACGTCGCACAGAGTGCCGCATTTACAGGGTCAATACTCTCCAGATAAGCAATTACCGATTCAACCATAAATTAAAATCTAAAATTATTGAGTGCAAAAATAACGATTTATTTTAGATTAATCTAAAAATATTTTTAACACCACAATAATATTATTTAGATTCATTTTACGAACCCTTATTTATTCAAGTAATATTCATACATTGCTTCTTGTGACCTAACCTTAGGGTTGTTGTTACTTCGATACGCATTATCTTGTTTTTCTGAAATAATTCTTGCTTTCACATTATCCGACCAGCCAATTTCAAAGGTATCAATCAATTCTTTTTTGATATTAGAATCATAAATCGGGCAACCCACTTCAACTCGGTAAGATATGTTTCTTGTCATAAAATCCGCAGAAGAAATGTAAACCTTTGGATTTCCGTTATTTCCGAAAATAAACAAACGAGGATGTTCTAAAAACTTATCCACAATGCTGATGACTTCAATATTTTCGCTCATTCCTTCCACTCCCGGAATCAAACAACAAATGCCTCGCACAATCATTTGAATTTTAACTCCTGCTCTGCTGGCTTCGTAGAGTTTGTCTATCATCTTATAGCTTGTTAAGCTATTCATTTTCAGCTTTATATATGCTTCTTTACCTAACTTGGCATTTTCTATTTCCTTGTCAATGAGTTTCATCAACATTTTTTTCGTATAATGAGGCGAAACTATCAAGTGTTTATAACGCTGAATTACATAACTCGTTTCCAAGAAGTTAAATACTTTATTTACTTCTTTTAGAATATCCTGATTCGCCGTAAATAGGGTGTAATCCGTATAGATTCTCGCAGTTGATTCATTAAAATTTCCCGTGCTGATGAAGCCATAACGCTTAATTTCCTTGCCTTCTTCACGTTCAATAACACATATTTTACTGTGCACTTTTAGCCCGCGAACGCCAAAAATGAGCTTCACTCCTTCCGCTTTCAAAAGTTCTGCGTATTTTATGTTTGATTCCTCATCAAAACGTGCCTGAAGCTCAATTTGTACGGTTACTTTCTTTCCGTTTTTTACTGCATTTATCAGAGAATTAACCACTTGCGAATTCTTTGCCAAACGATAAATCGTGATTTTAACCGCTTTTACTTTCGGGTCTAACGCCGCTTCACGCAAAAACCAAACAATGTTGGAAAATGTGTGATAAGGAGTAAATTGCAAATAATCTTTTTCAGCTATTTTTTGGAGAAGGCTTCCTCCCGTAGCAAGTCCCTTAACCGGAAGTGGCTGAATGGGTTCATAGGTCAAATCACGACGCCCCATACTCGGAAAATTCATATAATCACGGCGATTGTGGTATCTTCCTCCTGGTATAATACTATCTGTTTCAACAATTTCCATTTTTTCAAACAAAAATTGTAACGTATCTTTTCCTATTTCCTTGTCGTACACTAATCGTACGGGTTCTCCGCTACGTCTGCCTTCCACACTTGAGGATATCTTCTCCACAAAACTTTTGCTCAAATCGTCATCAATATCAAGTTCCGCATCGCGAGTAATTTTTATCATATGAGCAGTAAGAGACTCATAATCAAATATATTAAAAATACGATGCATACAAAAACGAATGATATCATCTATCATTATTATATAATGCTTATTGCCTACTTGCGGAAGCTCAACAAAACGGTCTAACGTTGTAGGAAGCTCAATAAGAGCGTATTGTATTTTTTCTTTATACGCTTTTGATGAGAAAAACTTTTGCACTCCTTTTGTTTTTGTTTCCTCCTTGAGTGTCATTTTTATTGCCAAATATGCCACATCGTCTTTCAGCTGCGGAAAAGCCTCCAAATCATTTAAAATAATCGTGAATAATGCGGGGCGAACTTTTGCCAAAAAATATGTGTTTACAAACTGCTCGTGCTCAGGAAGTAATGTATTTTCGTTTACAATGAAAATATTTTCCTTTTCAAGTTCTTTTGTTACGGAATTAATTATCCTTAGGCTTTCCTCCTGTAATTCAATTACTTCCTTTGTTATTTCCTCGAGTAATTCTTTAGCGTGTACACCAAGCTCATCGTGTGCGTGATCATTCATCGCCACACGTTTCACTGTTGCATAACGCACTTTAAAAAACTCATCTAAATTATTGGAAAAGATACCTGCAAAACGCAATCTTTCCAATAACGGAACGTTTTTGTCTGCTGCTTCTTGAAGAACTCGAGCATTGAATTTCAGCCAACTAAGTTCTCTATTGATATATTTATTTTTATCTTTTGCCATTTTTAATTCATTTAGAAAAATCCGTGTAAAGATATAATTTTTTTTTGATAAGAACAAAAAACAAAATGTAGAATGTAACATTACACAATCCTTTGATAATGTGATAATAACAATTAATACGTTAATCAAATACAAAACATTGATTTTTTTGTTTTTAATTCAAGAAGAAAAACTTTTCTCCAAATAAATTTGATTTTCCCTAAATAAAACATTTAAAATTCATTTTTTTGAAAAAATATTTGCTTTTTATCTATATATATTGTAATATTGCACCGACTTTTCAGTTCCTTCTATTAAAAACATTCTCTAAACATTTCTTAATAAAGGAAATATCTATCTCAACGACATTCTAAAAACTGGAAAAAATCATCATTTTTTTATTTTAATAACAAAAAATTACCAATGTTTGACATTACTGATTTAAAATCTATGAAGCTTCCTGAATTACAGGAAATAGCTCAGGAGATGAAGGTTCCTAAATTTCGTAGCTTTAACAAAAGCGACTTAATTTACCAAATACTTGATTTTCAAGCATCAAACCCTCCATTACCTAAAAAACAACAAAACGAAAAGGAAACTGCTGAAGAAAAGGTAAATCCTGCAAAAAATCAAAATAAAAAGAAACACGCAACGCCCAAAGTAGCTTCTGAAAACAACAAAACCGAACAAGTTGAACAGACTGAAAAAGAAACTATTATTACTGAAGAAAAAAAACAGGAGCCAACTAAAAATCAAAACGTAAAAAAGAAAAATACTCCTGTCACAACCAAAGAAAATAAAAAAACAGAAGCCAGAGAAGTTTCCTCACAAGATTCCAACGAAGGAAGCAAAGAATCGAAGCAATTCAAAAAGCAACAAAACTTCCAGAAAAAAAACAACCAACAAAACACTCAGAATCAACAAAATAACCAAAACAACAAATCCAATTTCAATAAAAACGGAAATGGGAATGGAAACGGAAATAACCAAAACCACTCGAACAACAATCATTCTGAAAACTTTGATAAGGAGAAAAAAAATCGTTATCGTTCCCCTGAGTTTGAATTCGACGGAATTGTAGAATGTGAAGGTGTTTTGGATATAATGCAAGATGGTTACGGCTTTCTTCGTTCTTCTGATTATAACTACTTAGCCTCGCCTGATGATATTTACGTTTCACAATCACAAATCCGCC
Proteins encoded in this region:
- a CDS encoding S1C family serine protease codes for the protein MKNYVSAVSAAFLGGMLTLGGYKLFFDKKETNQSVIAEMGKPNFVQTNYVAGTKFEFNENSFVEAANKTVNSVVHIKNVAKVQGGAMSIFDLLYGNGGGQGQTEIGTGSGVIITPDGYIVTNNHVIAGATSLEVTLNNNKTYAAKLVGTDVSSDIALLKIDVEEQLPFLTFADSDNTQIGEWVLAVGNPFNLNSTVTAGIISAKARNISERSSDKVESFIQTDAAVNRGNSGGALVNLKGDLIGINTAITSTTGTYVGYSFAVPSNIAKKVVEDLIEFGNVQKGILGVRGTELNSSYAEKLKIKETEGFYVDSVDEDSGAASAGIRKGDVIKQIDNVRIHKYSDLSGYIASKRPGDALKVLYVREGKEKTTSITLKKNTTYVVNALGLEVKNLSENDYKKFKTKSGVKITGASQFYEYNNIGVVGKVLLSVNGKSIKDVDELKTIMSNLSSNSRNSLELLNEKGEKERFFF
- a CDS encoding AAA family ATPase, which encodes MITTDFVIQDRESIPFEEIFLSEENKKALNQVIKEHKYFAELSKYGLYPDNKILFHGASGCGKTTTAKAIAKVLNKPSFILNLSNLVNSRIGETSKNLKAVFDKAQREKAVLFLDEFDQIGKTRTDDERDVGEMRRLVNTIIQLFDYFPKDGVLICATNHIDFIDFALLRRFQFKLDFQLPTNERLDAYYDKILTPFPEEMKNIDRKYDISYAEVKDYVHTQMKKAIIESLEK
- a CDS encoding ZIP family metal transporter, whose protein sequence is MVESVIAYLESIDPVNAALCATLFTWFVTALGASVVFFFKEMNKTFLDGMLGFTGGVMVAASIWSLLIPSMEMTEGEGFYKVAPTIFGFLLGALFLFVLDKLLPHFHANFKQTEGVKSRLRKTTLLILAITLHNIPEGLAVGVLFGGVAAGVPEASIAGAVILAIGIGLQNFPEGIAVSMPLRAMGLSRRKSFFYGQLSAVVEPIAGVLGAVAVLFFTPILPYALSFAAGAMIYVVVEEVIPESQQNKNTDVSTIGFLIGFVIMMSLDVMLG
- the ppk1 gene encoding polyphosphate kinase 1, whose amino-acid sequence is MAKDKNKYINRELSWLKFNARVLQEAADKNVPLLERLRFAGIFSNNLDEFFKVRYATVKRVAMNDHAHDELGVHAKELLEEITKEVIELQEESLRIINSVTKELEKENIFIVNENTLLPEHEQFVNTYFLAKVRPALFTIILNDLEAFPQLKDDVAYLAIKMTLKEETKTKGVQKFFSSKAYKEKIQYALIELPTTLDRFVELPQVGNKHYIIMIDDIIRFCMHRIFNIFDYESLTAHMIKITRDAELDIDDDLSKSFVEKISSSVEGRRSGEPVRLVYDKEIGKDTLQFLFEKMEIVETDSIIPGGRYHNRRDYMNFPSMGRRDLTYEPIQPLPVKGLATGGSLLQKIAEKDYLQFTPYHTFSNIVWFLREAALDPKVKAVKITIYRLAKNSQVVNSLINAVKNGKKVTVQIELQARFDEESNIKYAELLKAEGVKLIFGVRGLKVHSKICVIEREEGKEIKRYGFISTGNFNESTARIYTDYTLFTANQDILKEVNKVFNFLETSYVIQRYKHLIVSPHYTKKMLMKLIDKEIENAKLGKEAYIKLKMNSLTSYKMIDKLYEASRAGVKIQMIVRGICCLIPGVEGMSENIEVISIVDKFLEHPRLFIFGNNGNPKVYISSADFMTRNISYRVEVGCPIYDSNIKKELIDTFEIGWSDNVKARIISEKQDNAYRSNNNPKVRSQEAMYEYYLNK